The following are encoded together in the Xanthomonas sacchari genome:
- a CDS encoding GH92 family glycosyl hydrolase produces the protein MTRSPLPSLLRTLALSLLLVTPALAAAPRLSAEVNTFIGSKDDGNTFPGASAPFGMIQVSPIGAHYAGWRYDDPQIRGFGHSFLSGAGCWEQGGQVSVLPVTGRIGPGGAFDTGDPKAFDHTRYGAHYQHDGERGQAGYYKVRLTDYGGIDAEATALTRAAAERYTFSTSGEGHVLVNIGQANARHTVTGSTLTVVGDRVVEGKLVTQSFCGGHQYTTWFRLEFDRPFKAFGTWGEAGGVPGSRHGMEGEGKPSGAWLTFDLSKGRAVTAISAISHVDAEGARNNLRREGMANGRLLGFDAMRARAQQAWDKELASVRVQGASGDDRVVFYTALYHALLQPLTGSDADGRYRGYDDGIHHADGWTYHEFFSLWDTYRAQNQLLALLRPQRAADIGRSILAINAQGGWLPRWGYANFETNVMTGDPVTPFLVDLWRFGALQGREAEAYTALRRNAFEMPPLNSRHAGRSGNANYLAQGFVQYDRAFPSKGMDVDPHHGGSATLEYALADCALSTMAGALGHAEDAAVLNRRGRNWRSIWDPSVRDTQTGFTGFPRPRTEDGAWYTPPDGHYDPRSQHGFHEGTAWQYQWLVQQDVPGLVEAMHGPEQTARRLDTFFAYDALLADPAGAARKEWVMGPYSYYSQFRYNPNNEPDLHAPWMYTLIGQPWKTSTVLHAAQTLFTNAPNGVTGNDDLGTMSAWYLFSVIGLYPAVPGTGQFLLHAPRFSRIELDVGPGRTLRIDAPQAGDGKLRYVGGVSLDGRAHAPVWLDWAQLRQGVRLRFDLRDAPQPQGWGTQPQDLPVSPCAAPATPTASLGWR, from the coding sequence ATGACGCGTTCCCCGTTGCCTTCCCTGCTGCGCACGCTCGCCCTGTCCTTGCTGCTGGTGACGCCGGCACTGGCCGCCGCGCCGCGGCTCAGTGCCGAGGTCAACACCTTCATCGGCAGCAAGGACGACGGCAACACCTTCCCCGGTGCGTCCGCCCCGTTCGGGATGATCCAGGTCAGCCCGATCGGCGCGCACTACGCCGGCTGGCGCTACGACGATCCGCAGATCCGCGGCTTCGGCCATTCCTTCCTGTCCGGTGCTGGCTGCTGGGAGCAGGGCGGCCAGGTCTCGGTGCTGCCGGTGACCGGGCGTATCGGTCCCGGCGGCGCGTTCGATACGGGCGACCCGAAGGCGTTCGACCACACCCGCTATGGCGCGCACTACCAGCACGACGGCGAGCGCGGCCAGGCCGGCTACTACAAGGTGCGGCTGACCGATTACGGCGGCATCGATGCCGAAGCCACCGCGCTGACCCGCGCCGCGGCCGAGCGCTACACCTTCAGCACCTCGGGGGAGGGCCACGTGCTGGTCAATATCGGCCAGGCCAACGCCCGCCACACGGTCACGGGTAGCACCCTGACCGTGGTCGGCGACCGCGTCGTGGAAGGCAAGCTGGTGACGCAGAGTTTCTGCGGCGGCCACCAGTACACCACCTGGTTCCGCCTGGAGTTCGATCGCCCGTTCAAGGCGTTCGGCACCTGGGGCGAGGCCGGCGGCGTGCCGGGCTCGCGCCATGGCATGGAGGGCGAGGGCAAGCCCAGCGGCGCATGGCTCACCTTCGACCTGAGCAAGGGCCGCGCGGTGACCGCCATCTCGGCGATCTCGCACGTGGACGCCGAGGGCGCGCGCAACAACCTGCGCCGCGAAGGCATGGCCAATGGCCGCCTGCTCGGCTTCGATGCGATGCGCGCCCGCGCGCAGCAGGCCTGGGACAAGGAACTGGCCAGCGTGCGCGTGCAGGGCGCCAGCGGCGACGACCGCGTGGTGTTCTACACCGCGCTGTATCACGCGCTGCTGCAGCCGCTGACCGGCAGCGACGCCGATGGCCGTTACCGCGGCTACGACGACGGCATCCACCACGCCGACGGCTGGACCTATCACGAGTTCTTCTCGCTGTGGGACACCTATCGCGCGCAGAACCAGTTGCTGGCGTTGCTGCGGCCGCAGCGCGCCGCCGACATCGGCCGCTCGATCCTGGCGATCAATGCACAAGGTGGCTGGCTGCCGCGCTGGGGCTATGCCAACTTCGAGACCAACGTGATGACCGGCGATCCGGTCACGCCGTTCCTGGTCGATCTGTGGCGCTTCGGCGCGCTGCAGGGGCGCGAGGCCGAGGCCTATACCGCTCTGCGCCGCAATGCGTTCGAGATGCCGCCGTTGAATTCGCGCCACGCCGGGCGTTCCGGTAATGCCAACTACCTGGCGCAGGGCTTCGTGCAGTACGACCGCGCGTTCCCGTCCAAGGGCATGGATGTCGACCCGCACCACGGCGGCTCGGCCACGCTGGAGTACGCACTGGCCGATTGCGCGCTGTCGACCATGGCCGGTGCGCTGGGGCATGCCGAGGACGCGGCGGTGCTGAACCGCCGCGGGCGCAACTGGCGTTCGATCTGGGATCCGTCGGTGCGCGATACGCAGACCGGCTTCACCGGCTTCCCGCGGCCGCGCACCGAGGACGGGGCGTGGTACACGCCGCCGGACGGGCATTACGACCCGCGCTCGCAGCACGGCTTCCACGAGGGCACGGCCTGGCAGTACCAGTGGCTGGTGCAGCAGGACGTGCCGGGCCTGGTGGAGGCGATGCACGGGCCGGAGCAGACCGCGCGGCGCCTGGATACCTTCTTCGCCTACGACGCGCTGCTGGCCGACCCGGCCGGCGCGGCGCGCAAGGAATGGGTGATGGGGCCGTACAGCTACTACAGCCAGTTCCGCTACAACCCCAACAACGAGCCGGACCTGCATGCGCCGTGGATGTACACGCTGATCGGCCAGCCGTGGAAGACCAGCACCGTGCTGCATGCGGCGCAGACGCTGTTCACCAACGCGCCCAACGGCGTGACCGGCAATGACGACCTGGGCACGATGTCGGCGTGGTACCTCTTCAGCGTGATCGGCCTGTACCCGGCGGTGCCCGGCACCGGGCAGTTCCTGCTGCATGCGCCGCGCTTCTCGCGCATCGAACTGGACGTGGGGCCGGGCCGCACGCTGCGCATTGATGCGCCGCAGGCCGGTGATGGCAAGCTGCGCTACGTCGGTGGCGTGTCGCTGGATGGCCGCGCGCACGCGCCCGTGTGGCTGGACTGGGCGCAGTTGCGCCAGGGCGTGCGTCTGCGCTTCGACCTGCGCGACGCGCCGCAGCCGCAGGGCTGGGGCACGCAGCCGCAGGACCTGCCGGTGTCGCCGTGCGCGGCGCCGGCCACCCCCACCGCCAGCCTGGGCTGGCGCTGA